The proteins below come from a single Burkholderia humptydooensis genomic window:
- a CDS encoding DUF2059 domain-containing protein: MQKRFKQLVLLAAMVPAFAMAQSLSNQSSAPAAAAPIDADKKAAIKDLLDAIDAPKLVSAIANSAEMQSKQLVPAILSDALSENKTLNDKQKQAAVPTLQKNAVPKLVDGAGKVFGTQQFTSDAMQAQYDAYAKYYSTSEIKDLTTFYKSPTGRKFIQVQDQVGRDVVNGLMQKYMPQAIKATRDQADKEVAAVKPGK, translated from the coding sequence ATGCAAAAACGATTCAAGCAACTGGTCCTGCTGGCGGCGATGGTTCCGGCATTCGCAATGGCGCAATCGCTGTCGAATCAGTCTTCGGCTCCGGCGGCCGCTGCTCCGATCGACGCAGACAAGAAGGCGGCGATCAAGGATCTGCTCGACGCAATCGACGCGCCGAAGCTCGTGTCGGCGATCGCGAACAGCGCCGAGATGCAGTCGAAGCAGCTCGTGCCGGCGATCCTGTCGGACGCGCTGTCGGAGAACAAGACGCTGAACGACAAGCAGAAGCAGGCCGCCGTGCCGACGCTGCAGAAGAACGCGGTGCCGAAGCTCGTCGACGGCGCGGGCAAGGTGTTCGGCACGCAGCAGTTCACGAGCGATGCGATGCAGGCCCAGTACGACGCGTATGCGAAGTACTACAGCACGTCGGAGATCAAGGATCTGACGACGTTCTACAAGAGCCCGACGGGCCGCAAGTTCATTCAGGTGCAGGATCAGGTCGGCCGCGACGTCGTGAACGGCCTGATGCAGAAGTACATGCCGCAGGCGATCAAGGCGACGCGCGACCAGGCCGACAAGGAAGTCGCGGCAGTCAAGCCGGGCAAGTAA
- the serC gene encoding 3-phosphoserine/phosphohydroxythreonine transaminase translates to MRVFNFSAGPAALPEEVLRQAAAEMLDWNGSGMSVMEMSHRGKEFMSIHEAALADLCELLDVPANYRILFLQGGGIAENAIVPMNLLGSRATADFVVTGSWSQKSFNEAKKYCTPHLAATGRTDAGFTRVPAFSEWQMSDDPAYVHLCTNETIDGVETFDIPDLGNVPLVADVSSHILSRPIDIEKYGAIFGGAQKNIGMAGVTLVIVREDLLDRALSICPSAFEWKTVALNNSLYNTPPTYAIYIAGLVFKWLKAQGGLAEIEARNIEKSKLLYGAIDASSFYLNKVEKSARSRMNVPFFLADESRNEDFLAGAKERGLLQLKGHKSVGGMRASIYNAVPLAGVQALVEYMKDFERRCA, encoded by the coding sequence ATGCGCGTCTTTAATTTCTCCGCCGGTCCCGCGGCGCTGCCCGAGGAAGTGCTGCGTCAGGCGGCCGCCGAAATGCTCGACTGGAACGGCAGCGGCATGAGCGTGATGGAAATGAGCCATCGCGGCAAGGAGTTCATGTCGATCCACGAGGCCGCGCTCGCCGACCTGTGCGAGCTGCTCGACGTGCCCGCGAACTACCGGATCCTGTTCCTGCAGGGCGGGGGGATCGCCGAGAACGCGATCGTGCCGATGAATCTGCTCGGCTCGCGCGCGACGGCCGACTTCGTCGTCACGGGCTCGTGGTCGCAGAAGTCGTTCAACGAGGCGAAGAAATACTGCACGCCGCATCTCGCCGCGACGGGCAGGACGGACGCGGGCTTCACGCGCGTGCCGGCGTTCTCCGAATGGCAAATGTCCGACGATCCGGCGTACGTGCACCTCTGCACGAACGAGACGATCGACGGCGTCGAGACGTTCGACATCCCCGATCTCGGCAACGTGCCGCTCGTCGCCGACGTGTCGTCGCACATCCTGTCGCGCCCGATCGACATCGAGAAGTACGGCGCGATCTTCGGCGGCGCGCAGAAGAACATCGGGATGGCGGGCGTGACGCTCGTGATCGTGCGCGAGGATCTGCTCGACCGTGCGCTGTCGATCTGCCCGTCGGCGTTCGAATGGAAGACGGTCGCGCTCAACAATTCGCTCTACAACACGCCGCCCACCTACGCGATCTACATCGCGGGGCTGGTGTTCAAGTGGCTGAAGGCGCAGGGTGGCCTGGCCGAGATCGAGGCGCGCAACATCGAAAAATCGAAGCTGCTGTACGGCGCGATCGACGCGAGCAGCTTCTATCTGAACAAGGTCGAGAAGTCGGCGCGTTCGCGGATGAACGTGCCGTTCTTCCTCGCCGACGAGTCGCGCAACGAAGACTTCCTCGCCGGCGCTAAGGAGCGCGGGCTGCTGCAGTTGAAGGGCCACAAGTCCGTCGGCGGCATGCGGGCGTCGATCTACAACGCGGTGCCGCTCGCGGGCGTGCAGGCGCTCGTGGAGTACATGAAGGATTTCGAGCGGCGCTGCGCGTGA
- the pheA gene encoding prephenate dehydratase produces MDDELNSRLKPLRERIDAIDSQLIALLNQRAAVALEVGEVKKHFNAPVFRPEREQQVIARLQDMSAGPLASEHISAIWREIMAASRDLEQTIHVAFLGPVGTYSEQAMFDYFGQSIEGLPCPSIDEVFRSVEAGAATFGVVPVENSSEGAVSRTLDLLLHTQLLIGGELSLPVHHNLLTQTGKLDGVKRVCAHAQALAQCQQWLASNAPHLERQAVASNAQAARLAADDATIAAIAGDRAATHYGLQIAYALIQDDPHNRTRFAVIGKEPAGPSGHDQTSLIVSVKNEPGAVFKLLEPLARHGVSMTRFESRPARVGTWEYYFYIDIEGHRDDAAVQRALAELGKKAAFLKILGSYPRAR; encoded by the coding sequence ATGGACGACGAACTCAATTCCCGCCTGAAACCCCTGCGCGAGCGCATCGACGCGATCGACTCGCAGCTCATCGCGCTGCTGAATCAGCGCGCGGCGGTCGCGCTCGAGGTCGGCGAGGTCAAGAAGCACTTCAACGCGCCCGTGTTCCGGCCGGAGCGCGAGCAGCAGGTGATCGCGCGCTTGCAGGACATGAGCGCCGGGCCGCTCGCGAGCGAGCACATCAGCGCGATCTGGCGCGAGATCATGGCGGCGAGCCGCGATCTCGAGCAGACGATCCACGTTGCGTTCCTCGGGCCCGTCGGCACCTACAGCGAACAGGCGATGTTCGACTACTTCGGGCAATCGATCGAAGGGCTGCCTTGCCCGTCGATCGACGAAGTGTTCCGCTCGGTCGAGGCGGGCGCCGCGACGTTCGGCGTCGTGCCGGTCGAGAATTCGTCGGAAGGCGCGGTGTCGCGCACGCTCGATCTGCTGCTGCATACGCAGCTTCTGATCGGCGGCGAGCTGTCGCTGCCGGTCCACCACAACCTGCTCACGCAGACGGGCAAGCTTGACGGCGTGAAGCGCGTCTGCGCGCACGCGCAGGCGCTCGCGCAATGCCAGCAATGGCTCGCCTCGAACGCGCCGCATCTCGAGCGGCAGGCGGTGGCGAGCAACGCGCAAGCCGCGCGGCTCGCGGCCGATGACGCGACGATCGCCGCGATCGCGGGCGACCGCGCGGCGACGCACTACGGGCTGCAGATCGCGTATGCGCTGATCCAGGACGACCCGCACAACCGCACGCGCTTCGCCGTGATCGGCAAGGAGCCGGCCGGGCCGAGCGGGCATGACCAGACGTCGCTCATCGTATCGGTGAAGAACGAGCCGGGCGCGGTGTTCAAGCTGCTCGAGCCGCTCGCGCGGCACGGCGTGTCGATGACGCGCTTCGAGTCGCGCCCGGCGCGGGTCGGCACGTGGGAGTATTACTTCTACATCGACATCGAAGGGCACCGCGACGACGCCGCCGTCCAGCGCGCGCTCGCGGAGCTCGGCAAGAAGGCGGCATTCCTGAAGATTCTCGGTTCGTATCCGCGCGCGCGGTGA